Genomic DNA from Paenibacillus sp. KS-LC4:
GTGCGGTCGTTTGAAAATTAAACCACTTCTGCCCGCCAGCTTGATCAATATAATCAAAGTAGACTTGGCCCGTATTGATCGTATAGGCGTTGCCAGGATCGGTATTGTATACCGACTGAGTGACGGAGTCGAGGGAGCGCTGCTGTAGGCTTTGTGTCGAACTAGAGATGACTGAAGGTGCAGGCAAGGCTTCATTAAGGTCAAGCTTGCTGCTTTCAGGAATATCGAAGGATGACAATTGTGTACCGCTGGTTGTCAGACTCACCTCGGGAATGGCCGTGGCATTTGCGCTAGGCGTGAAGGAAAAACCGCCAAAAACCGACGTGACTAGTAGAGAAACCGTCAACAAAATTTTCTTGAACATGGTAAACTCTCCTTTTTCATCTAGTAGACTACAATAATAATCATTACATATATTTCTATTTTTTACAATTGTAATTTTGTGAACGTTCTGAATAAGGTCATGCAATTAAAGCAACCATACACGAAAAATAGCCCCCGCCTCCATGTTGCTGTGGAGGCGGGGGCTGCTTGTGCATGAGGCAATTGTTTAGCAGGGGCTCGAAAACTACTCGTTCACGACGTCAGCGACGAGCTCGCTTGCGACCTCAATGACTTTAGGAATGACCACATCGTTCGTGCCGGAAACGTATATATCCCCTTGATAATGCCGGAAGGGAATGGAAGCATCGCCGATGCTCCACATGAAGAAATCTCCTTCAATGGACATGGTGGTAGCGCCTGTTACGGTATATACCGAGGTATACGAAAAATCAGGCTTGGACGCAAAATATTGTTTGCATTCCTCCAAAGAAATCGTCAGTGCCGACGAATGGTTATTTTGCAAGGCTCTTGTAATGCGATAGCGTTTGCTCATTGAAAACCCTCCAATTTAAGATGTGGAATAACTATTTTTTCAGTTGGCAGCCTTGCGTTCTGTCATATAGGTTGCCAGCCCGAGCGTTAGTGCTAGCCCGACAAGCACAGCCCCGACCCACGGAAGTGCATGTAAGGACAGATGGGTGATGACCCAGCCCCCGATAAAAGCACCAACGGCATTGCCGAGATTACCGGCGGAATGGCTGGACGTAGAGGCCAGCGCGGGCGCTGCTTTCGCCAGACTCATAATTCGAACCTGTAGCCCCGGCATGACCGCGAAGGAGCCGGCTCCCCAGAGGAAAATCGTCACTACAGCCGCTATAGGACTATGAATTGTAAACGTTAAGATAGCTAAAATGACAGAGATGAACACATAAAGCCCCAATATGGCAGGCATTAGCTTCCAATCGGCCAGCTTGCCGCCGACGATGTTGCCAAGCGTTACACCGCAGCCGAAAAGCACCAAAATCCACGTGACACTGTGCTCAGCAAAGCCTGACACCTGCGTAAGCAGCGGCGTAATATACGTAAAGACGGCGAACAGCCCGGAGTTGCCTAGCGCGCAGATCAGCAGGAAGACTAGGAGCTTAGGTCTGGCAAGGGCAGCTAGCTGCTGAACGATGCTCGCGGCTTGTTCCTGCTTTATTTTTGGAATGAAGATCAGTATGCCTGACAGGGCGATAACGCCCATGATGGCAATGGCTCCGAAGGAGGCGCGCCAGCCCATGTTTTGTCCGATAAAGGTGCCGAGAGGCACGCCTATAATATTGGCAATCGTCAGTCCAGCCATCATGATGGATACGGCTCCGGCCCGTTTATTTGGCGGCACGAGATTAGAGGCAATTACCGCTCCGACGCCGAAAAAGGTTCCATGTGTCAAGGCGGTTAGGACACGTGCACCCATCAGGACGGCATAGCTCGGCGCAAAAACGGAGATGACATTGCCGAGAATGAATAAAATCATCAGCAGACATAGCAGTTGCTTTTGCGGAATTTGCTGCGTAAGCATGGTCAATATGGGAGCGCCGATTGCGACGCCAAGCGCATACATCGTAATGAGCTGCCCAGCAGCCGAAATGCTGACATGCAGGTCTGTGGCGACATTAGGCAATAGCCCCATAATGACAAACTCGGTCATGCCAATGGCAAATGCTCCGACAGTAAGCGAGAGAATCGAGACGGGGAACGGCTCTTTCGCGGCTTGCTTCTGGGTCAAACGTTGGGAAAACTCCATGATGTAAATGACAACCTTTCTGCTGTGCGAACTAAAGCTCCAATCGTTACGATACATATCCGAGCAATTAGACCTATTTCATCATTATTTAGGTTTTTGCATGTAATATCAAGCTATTTATACATGGCGTTAAACAAATTTATATTAGATATTCGGCATCTGGTTATGCGCGGTGGGGAGCATGTGAAGGGCTACCGGCTGCCAGCCAGCGGCTTCATATATACAACAAGGGGTAACGCGCGGGTTGCAATGGACGGAACG
This window encodes:
- a CDS encoding MFS transporter produces the protein MEFSQRLTQKQAAKEPFPVSILSLTVGAFAIGMTEFVIMGLLPNVATDLHVSISAAGQLITMYALGVAIGAPILTMLTQQIPQKQLLCLLMILFILGNVISVFAPSYAVLMGARVLTALTHGTFFGVGAVIASNLVPPNKRAGAVSIMMAGLTIANIIGVPLGTFIGQNMGWRASFGAIAIMGVIALSGILIFIPKIKQEQAASIVQQLAALARPKLLVFLLICALGNSGLFAVFTYITPLLTQVSGFAEHSVTWILVLFGCGVTLGNIVGGKLADWKLMPAILGLYVFISVILAILTFTIHSPIAAVVTIFLWGAGSFAVMPGLQVRIMSLAKAAPALASTSSHSAGNLGNAVGAFIGGWVITHLSLHALPWVGAVLVGLALTLGLATYMTERKAAN